Proteins from a genomic interval of Medicago truncatula cultivar Jemalong A17 chromosome 3, MtrunA17r5.0-ANR, whole genome shotgun sequence:
- the LOC120579676 gene encoding uncharacterized protein has translation MKAMVDNHLFTGYSVGTVNPVRVSHLQFADDTLLLGKKSWANVRTLRATLVIFETMSGLKVNFNKSLLVGVNISESWLVEAALVLSCKVGKIPFMYLGLPIGGNPRRLSFWDPVVNKIKSRLSGWNSRFLSFGGRLVLLKAVLTSLPVYALSFFKAPLDSWVWLPDPIGGFTVRGAYEVLAASANPNRDSALDLVWHHQVPLKISISAWRLIRDRLPTRANLAARGILQLDTAWCVAGCGMIETADHLFLSCPFFTVLWEQVRHWLGCAGVDSNTISHHFVQFTGLAGFGKARRSFLQLIWLLAS, from the exons atgaaaGCTATGGTTGACAATCACTTGTTTACAGGGTACTCGGTTGGGACGGTTAATCCGGTGAGAGTCTCTCATTTACAATTTGCTGACGATACTTTGTTGTTAGGTAAGAAAAGCTGGGCCAATGTTCGGACTCTCCGTGCTACTCTTGTCATTTTTGAGACCATGTCGGGTTTGAaggttaattttaataaaagtttgTTAGTTGGTGTTAATATTTCCGAGTCTTGGTTGGTTGAGGCGGCTTTAGTGTTGAGTTGTAAAGTGGGCAAGATTCCTTTCATGTACCTTGGTCTTCCTATTGGGGGTAATCCGCGTCGTTTGTCGTTTTGGGACCCTGTtgtgaataaaattaaatctagACTGTCTGGTTGGAATAGCCGGTTTTTATCGTTCGGTGGTCGCTTAGTCCTCTTGAAAGCAGTTCTGACTTCTTTGcctgtctatgctctttccttcttTAAAGCTCCAttag ATTCTTGGGTTTGGCTTCCTGACCCCATTGGAGGTTTCACAGTTCGAGGTGCTTATGAGGTCCTTGCAGCGTCTGCCAATCCCAACAGGGATAGTGCTTTGGATTTGGTTTGGCATCATCAGGTTCCTTTGAAGATTTCAATCTCCGCTTGGCGTCTCATTAGGGATCGGTTACCGACGAGAGCAAATTTGGCAGCACGTGGTATCTTACAGTTAGACACGGCTTGGTGTGTGGCAGGGTGTGGTATGATTGAGACAGCAGATCACTTATTTCTTTCATGCCCTTTTTTTACGGTTTTATGGGAGCAGGTGCGGCACTGGTTAGGTTGTGCTGGGGTTGACTCCAACACTATTTCTCATCACTTTGTGCAGTTCACTGGTTTGGCAGGTTTTGGCAAAGCTAGGAGGTCTTTTCTTCAGTTAATATGGCTTCTGGCATCTTAG
- the LOC11410669 gene encoding receptor-like protein EIX2 → MTLSYQQLLTSLFKMTILTSQMTLFLFMLLSITTFHKTMCSNHTVVQCNEKDREILLNFKQGIHDTFGRISIWSEKDCCAWEGVHCDNTTERVTKLDLHLKDLKGEMSLCILELEFLSYLDLSMNHFDVISIPVTQHNITHSSSLFYLDLSFNEGPNLHMDNLDWLSPHSSLKYLILSGIDLHKESNWLQVVSTLPSLLELQLTDCKLNNFMFNSSFEYLNLSSIVILNLSLNNFTSHLPNGFFNLTKNLTYLYLHESNIHGEIPSSLLNLQILRHLDLSKNNLQGSIPDRIGQLPNIQHLDLSMNMLSGFIPSTLGNLSSLISLSIGSNNFSAEISNLTFSKHSSLVSLDMSNSNVAFQFDLDWVPPFQLSHLSLSNTNQGPNFPSWIYTQKSLQDLDLSSSGISFVDRNKFSSLVERIPNELILTNNSIAEDISNLTLNCLFLRLDHNNFTGGLPNISPMTTHVDVSFNSFSGEIPHSWKNLTDLQYIILCRNRLSGEVLVHLANLKDLRYMFLGENEFYGTIPTMMSQYLQVVILRSNQFEGNIPPQLFNLTSLFHLDLAHNKFSGSLPNSVYNLTQMNTNHVYVWRPVTFNLFTKGQEYVYQVRPERRTIDLSANSLSGEVPLELFRLVQVQTLNLSHNNLIGTIPKDIGRMKNMESLDLSSNKFYGEIPQSMSLLTFLGYLNLSYNNFDGKIPTGTQLQSFNESSYIGNPKLCGAPVTNCTTEEENPNTEKPFTQIEDEDSIRESMYLGMGIGFAVGFWGISGSLFLIRKWRHAYFRFIDGVGDKLYVTLIPKLNNFGKN, encoded by the coding sequence ATGACATTAAGCTATCAACAACTTCTTACTTCTTTATTCAAGATGACCATTCTTACTTCACAAATGacactttttttgtttatgcttttatCTATAACTACATTCCACAAAACCATGTGCAGCAACCACACCGTGGTTCAATGCAATGAGAAAGATCGTGAGATATTGTTAAACTTCAAACAAGGCATCCATGATACTTTTGGTCGGATATCAATATGGTCCGAAAAAGATTGTTGTGCTTGGGAAGGAGTCCACTGCGACAACACTACTGAAAGAGTTACAAAACTTGATCTCCACTTGAAAGATTTGAAAGGTGAGATGAGTCTTTGTATTCTCGAACTGGAGTTTCTCAGTTACTTAGATTTGAGTATGAATCATTTTGATGTGATAAGTATTCCAGTCACTCAACACAACATCACACATTCATCTAGCCTTTTCTACCTTGACTTATCCTTCAACGAAGGTCCTAATCTGCACATGGATAATCTTGATTGGCTTTCTCCACATTCTTCCTTGAAATATCTCATCCTTAGTGGAATTGATCTTCACAAGGAATCCAATTGGCTTCAAGTAGTGAGTACACTTCCCTCACTATTAGAACTACAATTGACTGATTGCAAACTGAACAACTTCATGTTCAACTCATCTTTTGAGTATTTGAATTTGTCTTCAATTGTAATTCTTAATCTTTCTTTAAACAACTTCACCTCTCATTTGCCAAATGGGTTTTTTAATCTCACAAAAAATCTCACCTATCTTTACCTTCATGAAAGCAATATACATGGTGAGATACCTTCAAGCTTGCTAAACCTTCAAATTTTAAGACACCTTGATCTCTCTAAAAACAACCTACAAGGATCAATTCCAGATAGAATAGGGCAACTACCAAATATTCAACACCTTGATCTTTCAATGAACATGTTAAGCGGTTTCATTCCTTCAACTCTAGGAAACCTCTCATCCTTAATTTCCTTATCCATTGGCTCTAATAATTTCTCTgctgaaatttcaaatttaactttttccaAACACTCTAGTTTAGTTTCACTAGACATGAGTAATTCAAATGTTGCATTCCAATTTGATTTGGATTGGGTTCCTCCTTTTCAACTCTCTCACCTATCATTGAGTAATACAAATCAAGGCCCAAACTTTCCATCTTGGATATATACACAAAAGTCACTGCAAGATCTCGACTTATCGAGCTCAGGAATTTCGTTTGTGGATAGAAATAAGTTCTCGAGCCTTGTAGAAAGAATACCCAATGAACTTATTTTGACAAACAATTCGATTGCTGAAGACATATCTAACCTAACactaaattgtttgtttttaaggtTGGATCACAACAATTTCACAGGAGGACTCCCAAACATATCACCAATGACCACTCATGTTGATGTGTCATTCAACTCCTTCTCAGGAGAAATTCCACATAGTTGGAAGAACTTGACAGATTTACAATACATTATCTTGTGTAGAAATAGGCTGTCTGGTGAAGTTCTAGTGCACCTCGCTAATTTGAAAGATTTACGATACATGTTCTTGggagaaaatgaattttatggAACTATACCAACCATGATGTCACAATACTTACAAGTGGTTATATTGAGATCTAACCAATTTGAAGGGAATATTCCACCACAATTATTCAATCTCACTTCTTTGTTTCATTTGGACCTTGCACACAACAAATTTTCAGGATCTTTGCCGAACAGCGTCTACAACTTGACTCAAATGAATACTAATCATGTGTATGTATGGAGGCCTgtcacatttaatttatttaccaAAGGTCAAGAATATGTGTATCAAGTCCGTCCGGAGAGACGAACTATTGACCTTTCAGCCAATAGCTTGTCCGGAGAAGTGCCATTGGAATTGTTTCGGCTTGTTCAAGTTCAAACGTTAAACTTATCTCACAATAATTTGATTGGAACAATACCAAAAGATATTGGACGCATGAAGAATATGGAATCTCTTGACCTCTCTAGTAATAAGTTTTATGGTGAAATTCCGCAGAGCATGTCTCTCTTAACATTTTTGggttatttgaatttatcttaCAACAATTTTGACGGAAAAATTCCAACAGGAACTCAACTTCAAAGTTTTAATGAATCGAGCTACATTGGAAATCCTAAACTATGCGGAGCTCCTGTAACCAATTGTACCACAGAAGAAGAAAATCCTAACACTGAAAAGCCTTTTACACAGATTGAAGACGAGGACTCTATAAGAGAATCAATGTATCTTGGCATGGGAATTGGATTTGCAGTAGGTTTTTGGGGGATTTCTGGTTCTTTGTTTCTTATTAGAAAATGGAGGCATGCATACTTTCGGTTTATTGATGGAGTAGGTGACAAGCTCTATGTTACTTTGATCCCAAAGTTAAACAACTTTGGAAAAAATTGA
- the LOC120579516 gene encoding uncharacterized protein: protein MRSKWLRAGDANSKFFHSIMSSRRRFNTICSVLVEDVRIEGVEPSQNVVRPSVSSLRFQKLSVFEGGGLVKPFSVDEVKEAIWDYDSYKSSGPDGLAKGINTTFIVLIPKVDNPQRLNDFRLISLVGSLYKIIAKLLANRFRLVIGSVVSDTQSAFVNKRQILDGILIANEVVDEASKFKKDLMLFKVDFEKGYDPVDWGYLDEVLQCMSFPVLWRK from the exons ATGCGGAGCAAGTGGCTCCGTGCGGGGGATGCGAACTCTAAGTTTTTCCATTCTATTATGTCTTCTCGTCGACGTTTTAACACTATTTGTTCTGTGTTGGTTGAGGATGTGCGAATTGAAGGAGTGGAGCCT TCGCAAAATGTGGTGCGTCCGAGTGTTTCTAGTCTTCGGTTTCAGAAGCTGTCTGTGTTTGAGGGTGGAGGTTTGGTTAAACCTTTTTCGGTTGATGAAGTCAAAGAGGCGATTTGGGACTATGATAGCTATAAAAGTTCGGGTCCTGACGGG CTGGCAAAAGGCATCAATACTACTTTTATTGTTCTTATCCCAAAAGTGGACAACCCTCAAAGATTGAATGATTTTCGCCTGATTTCTCTGGTGGGGAGTTTATACAAAATCATTGCGAAATTATTAGCTAATAGATTTAGATTAGTTATTGGCAGTGTTGTGTCTGATACGCAGTCGGCCTTTGTAAATAAGCGTCAAATTCTGGACGGTATTCTGATTGCTAATGAGGTTGTTGAtgaagcaagcaagtttaagaAGGATCTCATGTTAtttaaagtggattttgaaaaggGGTACGATCCGGTCGATTGGGGTTATCTTGATGAGGTTTTGCAGTGCATGTCTTTTCCGGTGTTGTGGAGGAAATGA